The DNA sequence atgtACTTGAGAAGCCGTTGCCTCTTGTGGAGGAGCAATCTCAGACTCcttttgttgttcttgtccttgtAGCCCTTGTGCCCCTCGAGCGAGAGAGCCACGGCTCTGATCTTGGAGGTTAGAATGGCGATCTGGACCTCGCTGCTTCCCGTGTCTGGGCCGGCGCGGACGGGCTTGGGTCCCTGCGGGGcattgatggaggggtggggggcggCGTGGTCGAGGGTGACGTCGGTGACGTGACGGCCAAAGGTCTCGATGCAGCGGCGCTTGTTGGCGTGTTTCCTGTCCTTTGCGGAGCCATTGTTGAGGTCTGTGATGCGCTGGAGGGCAATGATGGCCTTTGCGACGTTCTCCTCGTGCTGTTTGAGGTCGGTGTGGGTGTCCTCGTCGAGGGGTTTGGTCAGGCGCTTGGACTGCTCAATGGCCTGCTCGATCTCTtctttggtgaggaggtagttGGCCaggtggggggagatggggagctCGTGagggggggcgagggggttgccgtcgccgtcgactgggggggtggagaggggggcttGTCCGCCCGAGTCGAAGGATTCgacgaagggggtggtgatgccgtgGATGGGGGAGCCCCAGGCTTCTTTGCGTTCGGCTTCGAGCTCggcgcggcggcggaggtTGGCGTTTTTGCGCTGTTGGGTTTGGGCCCAGCCGTAGGGGTCTTGCTTCATGCGGCGCTTCATTTCCTTGCGCTTTTCTTTGGTCTTTTGGGAAACATTGGCTGtctggatgagggggaggtgggacaGGGCTGGGGTTGTCGTCGAGGCGGGAGATGGGCGGAGGCACACTGGGGGGTTGTGTTAGTTGCGCATGTCTCTATATCAGGCGCAAGATAGAAGGCAGCTGAGGAATAGCTTACGCGAAAGGGTTCGCAGCCCCTGGGGGACGGGTAACCTGGGAGGCATCTTGACTTGGTTGGCGTTGAGGGTGGTCTCCCAGCGCTCTCCGGACCTTCAATCGCTATCCGTACGTCGGCTCACTGCTCACAACTTTCTCACAGCTGGCCTGCATCTCCCAGATTTTGGGGCCGTTTGCGCTAGACTGGACCAGGACTAGCGGATGTTCACCTCTCCCGACAGGGTCCCTCAACTCGGCGAGACGGAGCTTCAAAATTCCGGGGCTGAATTCTGCCTGGCAAAAGCGGTCAGTAGCTCTTCACTTCAGCAGCTGGCACTCGGACCGGCAGAATCACCTGCCCAGTGCACCCCCGGCTCGCCAACCACACAACCCTGGCGGGGCACCCCACACAAAATCAATTGTGTGTGCCAAATTCCTGTAGCTCCGCCTTGCAGCCGTCGCGGAGTCCCGAAAAAATATATCCCACCAGAACGCCAATAGCCTCGACCTCTTTCTCCCGTCGACACGTCCTGCCGCGAGAAAGCACCGTCAAAATGGCTCCCGCtaacctcccctccatcttcaatGCCACCAGCCAGGACATTGAGCAGCTCCTCGCTGCTCAGTGCCACATCGGCTCCAAGAAGTACGATCATCTCGAATCTCGAAAAGCTGACGATCTTTTGCTAACCTCACTTTCACAGCTTGGGTGTCCATGCGCAGCGTAAATAATCCCCTCACGACCGATTGACGAACGAAGAGAAGATTGGGTTATCTGACAGGTTTCTGCTTGTAGCCTACCTCTGGAAGACTCGCGCCGACGGTGtgaacatcatcaacatcggcAAGACCTGGTATGTGGAGGAAACTCGGCTCGGCGAAGCTATTCGCGAAGAACGGGCCAACACCACGAATTCGAGAAGGAAGTGTGGATATTAACACTGTTTGCAGGGAGAAGATCGTTCTCGCTGCCcgcatcatcgccgccattGACAACCCGAGCGATGTCTGCGTCATCTCTGCCCGTCCCTACGGTCAGCGTGCCGTCCTCAAGTTCGCCGCCCACACCGGCGCTCAGGCCATTGCTGGTCGCTTCACCCCCGGTTCTTTCACCAACTACATCACCCGGTCGTTCAAGGAGCCCCGCCTGATCGTTGTCACCGATCCCCGCACTGATGCCCAGGCTATCAAGGAGGCTTCGTACGTCAACATCCCCGTCATCGCCCTCTGCGATACCGACTCTCCCACCGAGTACGTCGATGTtgccatccccaccaacaacaagggTCGCCACTCCATCGGTCTCGTCTGGTGGATGCTCGCCCGTGAggtcctccgcctccgcggCACCATCTACAACCGCGAGGCTCCCTGGGACGTTATGGTCGATCTCTACTTTTGTATGTATACCCCTATTTTGTCGCAGAAAGGACAAGAACTAACTCGGCATCACAGACCGCGACCccgaggctgaggctgaggagaaggtcgaggaggagaagctccccggcgttgatgaggagggtgttgccgCCATCGAGTCCGGCTTCCccgctgctggtggtgactggGAGGCTGCTCCCGCTGCCTTCCCCGCTGCCGGTGCTGCCACTGGTGAGTGGTCCGAGGCCCAGGGTGCCCAGTGGGAGACTGGCACTGGTGCTCCTGCTGCCGACTGGGCTGCTGAGCCCGCCAAGGAGTCTTCGTGGTAGACGACTTTGAGAAAATAAAAAGCAATTTGGGGTCAGGCGTATCGGCGATATGGGCTCTGGCTTGACTACTTGTCAAcactttttctctttctcccctTTCTCCAGGCTGGCTCTCAGGCTTTTCGTTTGCAACCATTGTGTCCTTGGCGCAGGTAAAATTGACCTGCACTAATGAGGGAAAGATATCCTCTTTGGTGGCTGTCTCTGTTGCCGCCGCTGGAGAGGGGGAATGCCCTGTGGGGTCAAGAAGAGGTGGACTTGATCGTTATCTCGCCTCGCCTCGGTACGGTTGTATTTTGGACTGGGGCAATCTGGTCTAGATGGGGGGAATGTTTAGACTTTTTAGCTAACGGGAGCTGACCTGCCCTACTTTTGTGGTACTATGTGATGTTTGATGTGTGATTATGTTTCCAAAGGCTGGACTTTTTAGTGACTCGGATCATATCATGAAAAGGGGCTTCTTTGAGGGGACTTGggctgggggttggttttgaCCCTGTAAATTGAGAGTCTCGAAGAGAAGAGTCTGGTCCTTGGGAAGGTACATTGTATTGATGTGGGTACTCTTTTCAAGAATTGGGAATTCACAGTCAGCCCGTCGGATTCTTGCTTTGGATTTGATGATTCTGTCTGACAATGGGGGGTTGCGAATGATGTGTTCATCTTCATGGTTAACGGGGATGGGAAACGGTTTGTGCTCTCTTTCATGGTGCTGACGAGGTAGAAGTGAAAGTATTTGTTGTAGTCTTATTGGAGGAGGTCACTCGATGATATTTTATCACTACCTCTTTCACCAGATTATGGATAGCGTCAGGCTTGAGCTAGCTAGGctgttggttgaggggggtttggggtgtgTGGTTATGTTTGAAAGAGGGATCTTTTCACGCTTCATGATCACGATGTTAGTGATGTGTGATATTATTGTCTGCCTTGTGGTGAGGAGTCTATATGTGTCTTCCCGTGCGTGTTAAGTGTTTgcgtggagatggtggtttcgtgttgatgatgtgcttgggggggttggggttgggggactGGTTGCTTGCTGTGAGGGGGATCTTGGAGAGGAGTGGCTGTGAGGCTGCTTTTGAGGCGGGAAGGTGCGTTGATGAGGTGTGGGAaggttggtttggttggtttggttggaGAGATGCGGAGGGGcgtttggtggagggggggggagtggaggaaGGATGTTGTtttgggaagagggaggtgggggagaggagagggtggcgttggaggttgaagatAAATAGCCTGTCCTTTTGCCCGGGTGGAGtttatttctttttctcttcttcatcatcgtcttgCGGCATCATCTTTGGACATTCGGTTCACTTCTTCCTTTCTCATCTTTCTCTACTGGTCGTCTTGCTCCTTCATCTGACTCCTGATGTGACATCTCGTGTCACCTCTTTCTTGACGCTCTTGCCTTCTCGATCTTGCCGCTGCCTATTTGTACATGGTTATTTTCATGTCTTTTTTATTTCAGAGTTCATCTCCCTTCCCGCTTGCCAACATGGATAACCACCGAGGGGAGCCTCACTCCGTTCTATTCGACATGGGAATTGATCTGTCCGCCTatctcaacaacaatgtTGTGGGTTTCAGCCTGGTGCTTGACATCGCGCCTGAGGTAATCCTTCCTCCATCAGCTTGTTTCGATATTCTTTTGAGCCAATGAGACTGGCAAGCAACAGGTCTCTTAtttctctttcttgaacGCCGTCTCGAGATGAGATTCTTCAGCTCCAGCAGACACTCGGCAATCGCGGTGATCTTCAgctctcaccacctcctACAACAGCCCCGGCGGCGAgttctccccttccccaccccgTCTCGCATTTCATCCTCTTGACTCTCCTATGTCGCCTTCTATATACTCAACACACAACAATATCTCCATCGCCGAACCTGACGCCGTTGTCATGTTCCGCCACCGGAGCCTTTCTATCTTGTTTACCTACCAACTCACCTAGCATTTCGACCTACCTGTTCTACATACAGCACCCCACCTACCGTGCTTACCAACACCTGCACATGCCACCATTGCCTACTGGACTTACGAGCGCAACCCTATCACCTTGAACCACGGCATACCCCAGACGCGACAGCCCGTGTGTGTAGCAGACTCCCCCGTGCCAAGGAAGGTCCTGGCCTTTTTCAGGCACCCCAGAGCCATACCAACAAGCGAGATCAGTGAACTCGCCTTGCGAAACTTCCCTCTGGTTGGAGTCACTGTCGCTTGTGCTCTCTGGGAGTACGAACTGATATCCGAAGCCATGCCTTACTGGCCAGAGAACTTGGCGAACTGCCTGAGGCTATGAGCCAGCCGACCAAGAACAACGCGGAGATACGTTGGGCGGTTCGCCGTCAGAGACCAACGCGGAGATACGTTGGGCGGTTCGCCGTCAGCGATCGGCACCGCAAGCGTTATCGTTGTCGACCAGTGGTTCTCCCGCTCAGAGTCCCCCATGGTGGGGGCTGCCCTTTTGTCGAACTGCGAAACCGACCTACCTAGCGGAAAACATACCTTGTCACGGTGCCTTCCCGGTGTGCATATGGGCATCGAGGGCATGGCGGTGGCCAGCCAACGGCTCGTCAAAATGTCCAGCTTTTTAACTGGGAGACCACCTTCGGCCTGTTTATGGAGAACACCTCGGGGTCGAGGCCTTCACGCTTTGTCTCGAccaggaggaagaagtgCAATTGTTGCAAGAGCCTTAAAGTCACGCGAGAAACGCGTGACTATACCGCAACTCACGTCAACTCCCACATCCATTTCTGCACAAGGACTGGAGACTTGCGTGTGTGAAAGGTGGGATTGGGGAAGAGAAACTGAGAGAGAGGGTGTAGTCTGAGAAGGATGAACAGGGTCACGATAAAACGAGGTTTATACAATGGGGTTTGCTTATTTTTGGGGTTTCTTGAGCTTTGATTGGGCCGGGAAGGAtatgatgatggagatgaagggtGGTTGCTAGGTCTCTAGTGGGTACACAGGAGTTGGGTGGATGTTGGGGAGTTTGTGAGAGacggttgggttgttgctcGGTTCGGCGATGTGAGGAAGTATTGTGTAGGTACGGTATCTATATTGATCGAGACCTGGACCGGCAGGCACGGGTGATAATCGGGGTTTTGTGATGACGTAGAGATGTTTGAGTTATtaggagatgatggtgaatACAAGCGTGCTACAAAGTTCGACCAAATTCTCTTCCAacatgtgatgtgatgttgACTTCGGTGATGGCGGACGACTGTTTCCTGCCCGCATTTATTGGTGATCAGGATATGTGATACCAGCATTTGGACATAGGTTCGTTTGGTTGGGAAGATGAGTAACTCCGTGGAGGTGCTCGGATAATTTTGAGAAGTGATGCCAATCAAGATGAAGACAATAATATCTCGACAATTTTAATTTCAAGGGAGACTCCCCATAGTTGAGATTGAAAAGGATATAAAAGTCCATTAATGGTAAGTAGGAAGCAACTACTAACCGTTGATATTTCTTGGGCAGCATAGCTTGAGTGAGAGGACCATCTTTCCCTCGCGGGTGCAATTGATAACTCTGTCGAAAGATGAATgcttcaacttcaaccacTTTCAAGATTcaaacaccacaacaccagAAACCACCACTCCAACCCACTCACCTCAGCAAACCCGCCTTGACCCAGCCAATCTCAACTCAACAACGTCCGATTCTGAGACATTCATAGCACCCCATCAAGTCAGCACGTGGTGGCAGTCAGCCTCACTCTCAACAAACATTACCATCGTCGATCGATCCCGTCATTActttcccttcccatcccaagaGCTGACTTGACCCCCACCTTCCCCGACCGCCCCCCgctttcatcccatctttttcCCGCACTCGCTTGATCATTTCGGCCTGCATACAACTTGCATCCAGCCATTCTCAAACTTCGGTTGTGCCAGGAACAGAAACATGAATACTACTTACTCCCAAAAACCATTGCTTCCCTTCCGCTGGTGTGAATTCCCGGGGCCTgaccaacccagccaagaGTAAGACGCGGCAGAACCACAACACGATACCCCAGAACGAAGTCGAAACGGTCCCAATGGGACAGTCAGATGCGTACCAGGGTGGTTACCATGCAGGAGGACATCCTTTGCATTGTGTTTGACAGacgagagaaaaagaagagacaaaGCAACAGCCAGTTGACAACTGATACCTCGGCAGTTTTCTTACTCGCGTCAAACACCGTCACAAGGCTCGGGTAAAGAAAGTCGTGATGTCTCTCAGTCACAAGTTCACCCTTGCCAAGCCCCGCCTGACCTAGCAGTCGATCGCCATCAGTCAGATCTCGATTGGAAAGGTATGACCGCATCAAAAAAGCTCCCAAGAAAAGATGTGTCTGTCGATCAGGCACAGGAAACAACAAAACTGCCACAGTCTCGTTGTTGGATGTTCAAAACAGTAACACAAGTAATAAGTGACGTTGCCATCGCCCGCCCTCCGGCCAACCGCATGGTTATGTCATGTGCATATCCGTACATCACCTACCTCGCATtgcatttcttttcttttgaagaaaagaaaaacgcaGTGAAACGTCTGTCAGCATAagcggcggcgggcggcggcgcggGGTTAGGCaggaaggatgggagggaaTTGTCAGCTCGACGTCATTGCATGAGATCAGGGGTGGGCGGCCCAAGAgaagggagaaaaaaaaaaataaaggCAGACGCCACTCCGCAGATGTGAACTGAACCGGAGTGGTGGGAATTTGTTGAGattgtgtgggtgtgtgtgtgtgtgtgtgcatgTGCCTCATTTCCAACGCAGAACCCTGGTCCCGCAGTGTCACTCCTGCAATTTTTGGGTGTACTAGCTATGAAACTGTGATTTGAATCTGATGAGAAGAATGACCCGAGGCAGCACGTGGATTTTGGGATTTAACTTCCCACAACATGGAGAGAAAGAACAGAGACCAGACCCCGAAGAGCTAAACATCATCATGCATGACCACGCGGGGAACAACAGCATGAATGAGGGGTAGCAAAAGACCCAATCTCCAGGACTTTTCCCAGGATGTGGGTTCCAGGAACTGAGTTGACTCGTGGGAGACCCCCTTCTTTATCCCTTCTGGAAGCGCTGTCTGGCGGAGCACGAGGAGCTGGCCGTTCAAGCTAGAAGGATTGGAACGGGGACCGCTCGGACACGGCGCCGTTATTatgggatgaggagatcTCATGACCCGATGTCGGTTcggtttgaggaggaggactcATCTTTGTTCCAGTCCACTGGTTATTTCTTTGGGGTTCGGCCATTCCAGAACAGAGGAGGACAACCCTGAAGAATTGgatttgagggggggggccGTAGTGTACCGGGGGACGGGGTGTAGTTGTgtttgctggtgatgcttgAAGCCCCACGCACGCCTGTCTCCCCCCACATCACGTTCGAGGATCTCTCTCGGTTCCCAGCCGCCGAGGTGCATGACGCAGTGTTCAGGAAGACTGCGAATCATGGGGAGAGACggggtgctgctgtggtgacacagaggtggtgttgaactTTGAAACCAACATGGAAAAAGAATAAGAGAAAATAAAAGCAAGAAAGATGAATGTGAGGATGTCATGGTCAAGACCAGTCAGTGACTGAAAGTGAGGTGGTCTGGGCAACGCGTGTGATCCCGGATTGGATGATCGAGGATACCTTGCTCACCCGCATCGGCAACGCTAGCTCTGGGTCGAACCGTGCGCGCGGTACAGTACAACACTTTTGGCCAGTGGTGTCGAGGAAACGCAACTCGGGCCCATCTGAGGGATTGTCCATTGCTGCAGCTAATGGTGTAGACTCTCTCGAGACGATAGTCAACAGAATGACAGAATGATAGAGTGACAGAGTGACAGcgaaaacaacaagagaggaaggagaagaaaaagaaaaagaagtgaTGAAAATTGGTTCCCCCGGTTCCATCTTTCATCCCATGCAGCCCGGTCCCACAGGCAAATTTCCCACACACGGACCTTATCCGCGCTGAGCTCAACTCACGGTTCTCCATGGCGGGCGGTTCACCGGTTGGCTGGCTCCCGCCTTGTCTCCTGTCACCTGTGGCTGCTGCACTGCATTGCATCCTTGGTATTCtccaatcccaatcccaatcccaattccttgtccttgtccttgtccttgtccttgtcctcgtcttcgtcctcgccctcgtcttatcctcgtcttcctcttttgctggctgtcgctgtcgctgtctgttgttgttgttgttgttgttgaggatttGTTAGAATCGCAGCTGCGTGTTTGTATCACCCGTCCGACCTTTATGGCGTCGTGCAATACCCGTACGTGACTCTCTCCTGTGCTCGTTTGCCCTCCTCTGTCCTTCCCTGGCCTGTGTGATCAGGACCACCCAGACTCGCACTGGACGACTGTGCTCGCATCATCGCACTCTCCctttcttccccttgccttgccttaTGAAAAAACTCACCCACCAGCCAAGCCCCCTCGAATCTGCAAGTCCGTTTGACTCATTCATGTCTTGCATCACAGACGTCGACgcgacaaggagaagcagcagcattcATCGCCGCTCTGCACAATAGGAGCTGGTTCCCCCCGCAATGGAGGCCGAGCAGTCGTCGGCTCCCCTAGTGACTagcccgacgacgacactACCGATAATTCCCCAATCACCACGGTcgccaaaaacaacaacgacaccgCGGGATGGACGCTTCCGAAAGACGCCGCCAAGGCTCAGGAAGGATGGCGAGAGGCCAAAGACGGGAGGCCGGGgcgccgccgcagcagcagccatcggACTGGCAAGGACGAAACTATGGGCATCATCCTCAGCTGCGCATTCAAAACCGCTGCTTCCGGTGACGGAGCGGAGGTCTCAGGAGGAGAACCTGGCGGGGCGGAGAGCCAAGAAGGCCAGTGTGGACGATGAAAAGTGGGATATTGCTCCGGATGGGGGATCGGCCGGCCGAGAAGGGCGGAATTTCGCTGTCGCAAATGTCGGGCACAACGGTCGAATTTATTTGAGGTAAGCGAACACGGTGACCGGGTTCATGTTTGCCCCCCACACGGTGGGCGTTTTTGACATCTCGCTTGGGGTACCCCCGCCCCCTTGGTTGACAAAGGGGGCTTGATATATTGACCATTGTTCCTAGGCCAACCGTCCGCCCTGCCAACCAGCGTTACCCGCAGCCTCCGTTTGTGTTTCCCATGACACCGCCGGGTACTGCCGGACTTGAGCCTCTGCCATCAGATAGACGTCGGGATCACCGGGACGACAACGCGCAGGGAAGGCCAGGAACTACTACTCGCCCGCAGTTTCCCccgtcaacaccaagccTGACTCGCCAGGACTCGGGGGAGAAGCATGTACAGATACGCCAGAGACATCGTCGAGCCATGTCGGATTCCACAGTGCGGGAAACCAGCGTGGCCAGGGAGTCGGAGCCGGGAGGATTCAAGATCGTCATTACTCAGCCGGGGGAGAATGAAAGACCACGAACGGTCGAGGACTTGGACATGACCAGGACGCCGCTGCTCGAAGTGTCGATTCCGTCATGGAGGATAGGAACGCCTCGGTTCAGCGTTCGCGGCACGCCGTTTATTCGTGGTTCGTCTTATGCCCCTACTGAGGATGTTCGATCAAGCCGCGCTTCGTTCTTCAACTACACGCCCGTCGATGCCATTTCCAGCATATCCAAAACCCCAGATGCAACACGACAGCACCCGCACCCTCCTGCTATGCCGCCCAACCAGGATGGAAATGCAGTTCCTCCCTCGGTCCCACTACGGGCGACATATCTTTCGACCCATCTCGTGATAGAGCCCTCCATGTTTGACTCGCTGACTTTTAAGCCGGCCTGCGATGACCGATCTATTGTGAGATACTCACCCTCGGGATCCGTCACGGCAGCCACTCCACCGCGGCTCGTGGCCGAAATTACATCTCCGAGCTTTCTCGACTACGAACTACTCTCGGATTTTTTTCTCACTTACCGATCGTTCCTAGAGCCATCAGATCTTCTCCGCATGCTCTTTGCTCGCCTCAGGTGGGCATTGGGAAGGAGTGACGAGGCGGGCATGGTGGTTAGAGTCCGAACATTTGTTGCTCTGCGGCACTGGATTCTAAACTACTTCACCGACGACTTTGTAGTTGACTACGACCTCCGGGTTGCCTTTTGCGAGTTATTGAACGAGTTTGTCGACGAGATCTCCCAAGACGCGATAGCAAAGAAGGTCCCGCTTAAGATTCTGGCCGAGCTGAAAaagtgctggaggagggtgtgtgCCCAGTTTTGGGACGGGCCAGAGTTTGACGCTTCGCTCCCGACGGGCGTCCCGATATCGCCTGGTGGCATTGCTGGCCATCGTGATCCCAGTCTGGACCCGACTTTTTGGACGGCaaaggttgatgatgatgctgggcCGCCGCAGATTGATGGGCTGATTACGCCTGTTAGTCCGAGAGGACACACGAGTTTTTTGGCCGAGGTTTCGAAGGCCGAGCATATCgactcggtggtggtgggggagcgGCC is a window from the Podospora pseudocomata strain CBS 415.72m chromosome 6, whole genome shotgun sequence genome containing:
- a CDS encoding hypothetical protein (EggNog:ENOG503NX2K; BUSCO:EOG092643JW; COG:J), whose protein sequence is MPPRLPVPQGLRTLSLCLRPSPASTTTPALSHLPLIQTANVSQKTKEKRKEMKRRMKQDPYGWAQTQQRKNANLRRRAELEAERKEAWGSPIHGITTPFVESFDSGGQAPLSTPPVDGDGNPLAPPHELPISPHLANYLLTKEEIEQAIEQSKRLTKPLDEDTHTDLKQHEENVAKAIIALQRITDLNNGSAKDRKHANKRRCIETFGRHVTDVTLDHAAPHPSINAPQGPKPVRAGPDTGSSEVQIAILTSKIRAVALSLEGHKGYKDKNNKRSLRLLLHKRQRLLKYMEKKERGSERWQFMLKTLGITPACWKNQIEV
- the RPS0 gene encoding structural constituent of ribosome (EggNog:ENOG503NUJI; COG:J) gives rise to the protein MAPANLPSIFNATSQDIEQLLAAQCHIGSKNLGVHAQPYLWKTRADGVNIINIGKTWEKIVLAARIIAAIDNPSDVCVISARPYGQRAVLKFAAHTGAQAIAGRFTPGSFTNYITRSFKEPRLIVVTDPRTDAQAIKEASYVNIPVIALCDTDSPTEYVDVAIPTNNKGRHSIGLVWWMLAREVLRLRGTIYNREAPWDVMVDLYFYRDPEAEAEEKVEEEKLPGVDEEGVAAIESGFPAAGGDWEAAPAAFPAAGAATGEWSEAQGAQWETGTGAPAADWAAEPAKESSW